Proteins encoded within one genomic window of uncultured Draconibacterium sp.:
- a CDS encoding ABC transporter ATP-binding protein, translating into MIEINNITKSYKETTALSGINLHVNEGELFGLIGPDGAGKSTLIRILMTLLLPDSGEAKLDGLDVVENYKKIRKMVGYMPGRFSLYQDLSVEENLNFFATVFGTTVQENYDLIRDIYYQIEPFKNRRAGKLSGGMKQKLALSCALIHKPRILVLDEPTTGVDAVSRKEFWEMLKNLQQKGITILVSTPYMDEADLCDRVALIQNGQILDVNSPKRITKKFPRKIIQVGARNMYKLINDLRAYEKAEAVYAFGQFAHFTGLNDEVKTNELDIYLQNLGHEEIIVEEIPAGIEDVFMNLMEQ; encoded by the coding sequence ATGATCGAGATAAACAACATAACAAAGTCGTACAAAGAAACCACGGCACTTTCGGGCATCAACCTGCACGTGAATGAAGGTGAGCTTTTTGGACTGATCGGTCCTGACGGTGCCGGTAAATCAACGTTGATACGCATTCTCATGACGTTACTTTTGCCAGATTCAGGCGAAGCAAAATTAGACGGATTGGACGTGGTTGAAAACTACAAGAAGATTCGCAAAATGGTTGGTTATATGCCGGGACGTTTTTCATTGTACCAGGATCTTAGTGTAGAAGAAAACCTGAACTTTTTTGCGACTGTTTTTGGCACTACCGTTCAAGAAAATTACGATTTGATTCGTGATATCTATTACCAAATTGAGCCTTTTAAAAACCGCAGGGCCGGAAAATTGTCGGGTGGTATGAAACAAAAGCTGGCGCTTTCGTGTGCATTAATCCACAAACCCAGAATACTGGTACTCGACGAACCTACAACTGGTGTGGATGCCGTTTCGCGTAAAGAGTTTTGGGAGATGCTGAAAAACCTCCAGCAAAAAGGAATTACCATTTTGGTGTCGACACCTTATATGGATGAAGCTGACCTTTGCGACCGCGTAGCACTTATTCAAAACGGACAGATTTTAGATGTGAATTCTCCCAAACGCATAACCAAAAAATTTCCACGAAAGATTATCCAGGTAGGTGCCCGAAATATGTATAAACTGATTAACGATTTACGTGCTTACGAAAAAGCTGAAGCAGTTTATGCCTTTGGCCAGTTTGCTCACTTTACCGGACTAAATGACGAAGTGAAAACCAACGAACTCGATATTTATCTGCAAAATCTGGGGCATGAAGAGATAATAGTGGAAGAAATTCCGGCCGGAATTGAAGATGTATTTATGAACTTAATGGAGCAATGA
- a CDS encoding DUF368 domain-containing protein — protein MNRSAKDYLTLALKGMGMGAADVVPGVSGGTIAFITGIYEELINSIKSINLTAIKLLLSFKLAEFWKAINGTFLISVFIGVGISVFSLAKGLEYLLHHYPILVWSFFFGLIVASAIYVARSIKRWKADTVIGGLAGIVIAYLITVITPAEANTSYWFIFLSGAIAICAMILPGISGSFILVLLGMYKFILSAVGDMNIAVILTFLIGAAVGIIAFSNVLSWLLKKYHNTTIAVLAGFMVGSLNKVWPWKEVTQTIIDRHGELKPIAERNILPGTYEQITGHEAWLLGAILLAVAGFALIFVVEGIGKKLKK, from the coding sequence ATGAACAGATCAGCAAAAGATTATCTAACACTGGCATTAAAAGGAATGGGAATGGGTGCTGCCGATGTAGTACCGGGCGTTTCCGGAGGAACAATTGCCTTTATAACCGGTATTTATGAAGAATTGATTAACTCGATAAAATCGATCAACTTAACCGCAATAAAACTGTTGCTTAGTTTCAAACTGGCCGAGTTCTGGAAAGCTATAAACGGAACTTTCCTTATCAGTGTTTTTATCGGAGTAGGCATCAGTGTATTCTCGCTGGCTAAAGGATTGGAATATTTGCTTCACCACTACCCTATTTTAGTGTGGTCGTTCTTTTTCGGACTGATCGTTGCATCGGCTATTTATGTGGCACGCTCCATAAAACGCTGGAAAGCAGATACTGTAATTGGCGGTTTGGCCGGAATTGTAATTGCATACCTTATTACAGTAATCACACCTGCCGAAGCAAACACCAGCTACTGGTTTATTTTTCTGTCGGGAGCCATTGCCATTTGTGCCATGATTCTGCCCGGTATTTCCGGTAGTTTTATTTTAGTACTGCTGGGAATGTACAAATTCATCCTTTCAGCAGTTGGCGATATGAACATTGCAGTGATCCTCACTTTCCTTATTGGCGCTGCCGTTGGAATTATTGCTTTTTCAAATGTGTTATCGTGGCTATTGAAAAAATACCATAACACAACCATTGCTGTCTTGGCCGGTTTTATGGTAGGATCGCTAAACAAAGTTTGGCCCTGGAAAGAAGTTACTCAAACAATCATTGATCGTCATGGCGAATTAAAACCCATCGCCGAACGAAATATTTTACCCGGAACCTACGAACAAATTACAGGTCACGAAGCCTGGTTGTTGGGAGCAATCCTATTGGCAGTTGCCGGATTTGCACTCATTTTTGTTGTTGAAGGAATTGGAAAAAAATTAAAGAAGTAA
- the aroE gene encoding shikimate dehydrogenase (AroE; catalyzes the conversion of shikimate to 3-dehydroshikimate) yields the protein MKRYGLLGYPLTHSFSKRYFTERFETEKIDSTYDNFEIDSITKFPDVVKANPEVIGFNVTIPYKEQVIPYLDELNDSAKEIGAVNTIRVTRTENGVHLKGFNTDTFGFESSLKPLLKDHHKKALILGTGGASKALKYVLNKLGIEYISASIEELKEKEIRYEDINEQLMSERLLIINATPLGTYPKVETFPNIPYEFITDKHLLFDLVYNPEVTQFMAKGQAKGATVKNGYEMLLNQAKKSYEIWNSEE from the coding sequence ATGAAAAGATACGGATTATTAGGCTACCCGCTCACCCACTCATTTTCGAAACGCTATTTCACCGAACGATTTGAAACGGAAAAGATAGATTCAACTTATGACAATTTCGAAATTGATTCGATAACTAAATTCCCGGATGTGGTAAAAGCCAATCCGGAGGTGATCGGGTTTAACGTTACCATTCCATACAAAGAACAGGTAATTCCTTATTTGGATGAGCTGAATGATTCGGCAAAAGAGATTGGAGCTGTTAACACGATTCGTGTTACTCGAACCGAAAACGGTGTGCATTTAAAAGGATTTAATACTGATACTTTTGGTTTTGAATCGTCGTTGAAGCCGCTTTTAAAAGATCACCACAAAAAAGCACTGATTTTGGGAACAGGAGGCGCTTCGAAAGCATTAAAATATGTACTCAACAAATTGGGTATCGAATATATTTCGGCATCGATTGAAGAGTTGAAGGAAAAAGAAATCCGCTACGAAGACATCAATGAGCAGTTGATGAGTGAACGCCTGCTAATCATTAATGCAACACCACTGGGAACTTACCCGAAAGTAGAGACTTTCCCGAATATTCCTTACGAATTCATAACCGACAAGCATTTGCTTTTTGATCTGGTTTACAATCCCGAAGTAACGCAGTTTATGGCCAAAGGACAAGCCAAAGGAGCCACAGTTAAAAACGGCTACGAAATGTTGCTGAATCAGGCTAAAAAGTCTTATGAGATTTGGAACTCGGAAGAATAA
- a CDS encoding DUF1080 domain-containing protein: MTTTYKLFGIALLACSMLLSACNSKPKSQQSAEKSGEEWIQLFNGKDIDDWTPKFTGYELGVNYKNTFRVEDGLLRVSYDDWDEWNGEFGHLFYKDEFSHYRLRVEYRFVGPQLKNAPNWAFRNNGLMIHGQTAESMELDQAFPTSIEVQLLGGVTGQGERPTMNLCTPGTNVVMNGELIEPHTINSTAETQYDDKWVTVEAEVHGGELIRHFVDGVEVLHYEKPQLDPRDPTYEKLLPADGNKMLTKGTISIQAEGHSTDFRKIELLVLAE, from the coding sequence ATGACAACAACTTACAAGCTCTTTGGAATTGCCCTTCTGGCGTGTTCAATGCTTTTATCGGCATGTAATTCAAAACCCAAATCACAACAATCAGCTGAAAAATCGGGTGAGGAGTGGATTCAATTGTTCAATGGCAAAGATATAGACGACTGGACCCCAAAGTTTACTGGGTACGAGTTAGGTGTTAATTACAAAAATACGTTCCGCGTTGAAGATGGTCTGCTTCGCGTTTCGTATGACGATTGGGACGAGTGGAATGGTGAATTCGGGCACTTGTTTTACAAGGATGAATTTTCGCACTACCGTTTGCGGGTTGAGTATCGGTTTGTTGGGCCTCAATTAAAAAACGCGCCGAATTGGGCATTTCGAAATAATGGTTTGATGATTCATGGACAGACGGCAGAATCGATGGAACTCGATCAGGCATTTCCAACATCAATTGAAGTACAGTTATTAGGCGGCGTTACCGGACAAGGCGAGCGTCCAACGATGAACCTTTGTACTCCCGGAACAAACGTGGTGATGAACGGAGAATTAATTGAACCACATACCATCAACTCGACTGCCGAAACGCAGTATGATGACAAATGGGTGACTGTTGAAGCAGAAGTGCATGGTGGAGAACTAATCCGTCATTTTGTAGACGGAGTAGAAGTGTTGCATTACGAAAAACCACAGCTTGATCCGCGAGATCCTACTTACGAAAAACTTCTACCGGCCGATGGAAATAAAATGCTAACAAAGGGTACAATTTCTATTCAGGCTGAAGGTCATAGTACTGATTTCAGAAAAATTGAATTGCTGGTTTTGGCTGAGTAA
- a CDS encoding low molecular weight protein-tyrosine-phosphatase encodes MDKTKVLFVCLGNICRSPSAEAVFNGVVKKAGLSKQFEVDSAGTSGWHAGEPADRRMQSHAIRRDYNLTSISRKFDPHSDFDYFNYIIGMDDSNMQNLKSMARNGNDLQKLHKMTDFSSDGQYDEVPDPYYGGADGFELVLDLLEDASVGLLEKIKSK; translated from the coding sequence ATGGATAAAACAAAAGTACTTTTCGTATGTCTGGGAAACATTTGCCGTTCGCCAAGTGCAGAGGCGGTGTTTAACGGCGTTGTAAAAAAAGCAGGATTAAGCAAACAGTTTGAGGTGGATTCCGCCGGTACTTCGGGCTGGCATGCCGGGGAACCTGCTGACAGAAGGATGCAATCGCACGCCATACGTCGTGATTATAACCTGACGAGTATTTCCAGGAAGTTTGATCCGCATTCCGATTTTGATTATTTCAATTACATTATCGGGATGGACGACAGCAATATGCAGAACTTAAAAAGTATGGCCCGCAATGGCAACGACTTGCAAAAACTGCATAAGATGACAGATTTTAGCAGCGATGGTCAATACGACGAAGTACCTGATCCGTATTACGGAGGTGCCGATGGTTTTGAGCTGGTACTCGATCTGCTGGAAGATGCATCTGTAGGACTATTGGAAAAGATTAAAAGTAAATAG
- a CDS encoding tetratricopeptide repeat protein: protein MNEERDNFREEDISEALKRFKSSLVSGRLKYFDVSEFEGIVELLMEEGDLQSSEIAAKQGIQIHPNAVPLHLKYAQILLSKGKYDQAQKYLDFAERVENTNPDVHLLKGSASLIMGNEDLAKASFKKAIKTGNGETDDILYHVGSAFIQIGEISQAISYFKKAIKLNPKHELALYDLAFFTDQIGDYKGSIKYYNRFIDNDVYNYTAWFNLGIVYNKADMHDKAIEAYEYTLAINENFHMALFNIGNALANSGRFKEAIDKYREFLEFDVDNDDAYCYIGECYLNLDDQLQSEHNYLKAISINPENDTAHFGVGLIMWIAKKYDRSIDYIKKAIKIDKQNSEYWLTLGKVQNDADNLDEAIKAFKQGVRVDAENTEIWLTWAETLMKHGETIGAIRILKKAIDNNDDSMLKYRLVALLLGEQKRKEAYEWLRSAMLQDFENINYLFDIYPKALKSKQLKKVVDDFRRGDK from the coding sequence ATGAACGAGGAAAGAGATAATTTCAGGGAAGAAGATATTAGTGAGGCACTTAAGCGCTTTAAGAGCTCTTTGGTCTCAGGCCGCTTAAAGTATTTCGATGTGTCGGAATTTGAAGGAATTGTTGAGCTACTGATGGAAGAAGGCGATTTGCAGTCTTCTGAGATTGCGGCAAAACAAGGCATACAAATCCATCCAAATGCGGTTCCTCTTCACTTAAAATATGCACAAATTCTGTTGAGCAAAGGCAAATACGATCAGGCTCAAAAATACCTCGATTTTGCTGAAAGAGTTGAAAATACCAATCCCGATGTTCACCTGTTAAAAGGATCAGCATCGCTGATTATGGGGAACGAGGACCTGGCAAAAGCATCATTCAAAAAAGCGATCAAAACCGGGAATGGAGAAACAGACGATATTTTATACCACGTTGGATCAGCATTTATTCAGATTGGCGAAATAAGTCAGGCAATCTCCTATTTCAAAAAGGCCATAAAACTGAATCCGAAACACGAGCTGGCATTGTACGATCTGGCATTTTTTACCGACCAGATTGGCGATTACAAGGGAAGCATCAAATATTACAATCGTTTTATTGATAACGATGTGTACAATTACACAGCGTGGTTTAACCTGGGCATTGTCTATAATAAAGCCGATATGCATGATAAAGCCATTGAGGCTTATGAATATACGCTGGCCATTAACGAGAATTTCCATATGGCGTTGTTCAATATCGGAAACGCACTGGCCAATTCGGGACGATTTAAAGAAGCAATCGATAAATACAGAGAGTTTCTGGAATTTGACGTTGACAACGACGATGCTTACTGTTACATTGGCGAATGTTATCTGAATCTGGACGATCAGTTGCAATCGGAACACAATTACCTAAAAGCAATTTCGATAAATCCGGAAAATGACACCGCACATTTTGGAGTGGGGCTGATTATGTGGATCGCGAAAAAGTACGACAGAAGTATCGACTATATCAAGAAGGCCATAAAAATCGACAAGCAAAATTCGGAATACTGGCTGACTTTAGGTAAAGTACAAAACGATGCTGATAATTTGGATGAAGCAATAAAAGCTTTTAAACAAGGTGTGCGCGTTGATGCTGAAAATACGGAGATCTGGCTCACCTGGGCAGAGACTTTAATGAAGCACGGAGAAACAATAGGTGCCATTCGAATTCTGAAAAAGGCCATTGATAACAACGATGATTCGATGCTGAAATACCGTTTAGTAGCATTATTACTTGGAGAACAGAAACGAAAGGAGGCCTACGAGTGGTTACGATCGGCAATGCTTCAGGATTTTGAAAACATCAACTATCTCTTTGATATTTATCCAAAAGCTTTAAAAAGTAAACAGCTTAAAAAGGTTGTTGACGATTTTCGCCGGGGCGATAAATAA
- a CDS encoding MaoC family dehydratase produces MEKRIINNYEEFEALLGQVIGVSDYVQITQDQIDKFADATLDYQWIHTDPERAAKESPFKTTIAHGYLSLSMLTYLWYNVVDVRNVKMIVNYGIESLRFQQPVKVNDKIRATVSLNDIKNLRGIAKIQVKIVVDIEGERKPAYDCLVNFLYHFE; encoded by the coding sequence ATGGAAAAACGAATTATCAACAACTACGAAGAGTTTGAGGCCCTTTTGGGGCAGGTTATAGGAGTTTCAGATTATGTACAGATAACTCAGGACCAGATAGATAAATTTGCAGATGCCACGCTTGATTACCAGTGGATACACACCGATCCGGAGCGTGCAGCCAAAGAATCGCCGTTTAAAACAACCATTGCACATGGTTATTTATCGCTGTCGATGTTAACTTACCTTTGGTACAATGTTGTTGATGTAAGAAATGTAAAGATGATCGTAAATTACGGTATCGAGAGTTTACGTTTCCAGCAACCGGTAAAAGTGAACGATAAAATCAGGGCAACGGTATCGTTAAACGACATTAAAAACCTGCGTGGAATTGCTAAGATTCAGGTGAAAATTGTGGTTGACATTGAAGGCGAGCGGAAACCGGCCTACGATTGTTTGGTAAATTTTCTTTACCACTTTGAATAA
- a CDS encoding four helix bundle protein translates to MDFKHLIAYQKAFKLAMDIFKVSKTFPKEEKYSLTDQIRRSSRSTCTNIAEAYRKRRYPKHFLSKLTDSDGENSETASWLDFAFACKYISNDIHEKLYNECVEIGKLLNYMMSNPEKFGSSKVLD, encoded by the coding sequence ATGGATTTTAAACATTTAATCGCATATCAAAAGGCATTTAAACTGGCCATGGATATTTTTAAAGTTTCTAAAACATTTCCAAAAGAAGAAAAGTACTCGTTAACTGATCAAATTAGAAGATCTTCCCGTTCAACATGCACCAACATTGCAGAAGCGTATCGTAAAAGACGATATCCAAAACACTTTTTAAGCAAACTTACCGACTCCGATGGCGAGAACAGTGAAACTGCTTCCTGGCTTGATTTTGCTTTTGCCTGTAAATACATCAGCAACGACATCCATGAGAAATTATACAACGAATGTGTGGAAATAGGCAAACTTTTAAACTACATGATGAGCAATCCTGAAAAATTTGGTAGCAGCAAGGTTCTTGACTGA
- a CDS encoding TolC family protein encodes MRKILILLLFPFQLAVAQNNVQLDSCYVWARQNYPNLKQSELWKEINSLSIQNHETNYLPQVTLNGQATYQSAVTEVPVSMPGITIPTVSKNRYNTYAELQQTIWDGGLTKVNKTLETAILNSNLSQLEVELYKLNEQVAQAFFTTLVVKQQKEVILAQLKTIDEQLSRLESGIRNGVTEPSAAMVLKAERINLDQNIVELDAAKSASRQMLELLTGKQFAENGTFIYQTNFSFNSELLRPELQLLGVQREQLAVQSDLLSKTRNPKLFGFGQLGYGKPGLNMLLDEFKGYYLLGVGVSWNAFDWKQTSRQRQVLQFKQEMLQSQEATFIQNLNLLLIQQKEQIGKLEQLITNDEDLVELRAGITKAAASKLENETITTSDYVQELQAETVAKLKQELHKIQLNEAREKYVLIKGKTLPGTLTQN; translated from the coding sequence ATGAGAAAGATTCTGATTCTATTGTTATTTCCGTTTCAATTGGCGGTTGCCCAAAACAATGTTCAATTAGACAGTTGTTATGTTTGGGCCCGACAAAACTACCCCAATCTGAAACAGTCGGAATTGTGGAAAGAGATTAATTCGCTTTCCATACAAAACCACGAAACCAACTATTTGCCACAGGTAACGTTAAACGGGCAAGCCACTTATCAATCAGCTGTAACCGAGGTTCCGGTTTCAATGCCGGGAATTACCATACCAACCGTATCGAAAAATCGTTACAACACCTACGCCGAGTTGCAGCAAACCATTTGGGATGGCGGGCTTACCAAGGTCAACAAAACACTGGAAACGGCCATTTTGAACAGCAACCTTAGTCAGCTTGAGGTAGAACTTTACAAACTGAACGAACAGGTTGCACAGGCCTTTTTTACAACTTTGGTTGTCAAGCAGCAAAAAGAGGTAATTCTTGCACAGTTAAAAACAATTGACGAACAATTGAGTCGGTTAGAATCCGGGATTCGAAACGGAGTAACCGAGCCGTCGGCAGCCATGGTACTAAAAGCCGAACGAATCAACCTTGATCAAAATATTGTAGAACTGGATGCAGCTAAAAGTGCATCGCGCCAAATGCTTGAATTGCTTACCGGAAAACAATTTGCTGAAAACGGAACATTCATTTATCAAACCAACTTTTCATTCAATTCAGAATTACTACGTCCCGAATTACAATTGCTTGGCGTTCAACGAGAGCAGCTGGCAGTTCAAAGCGATCTTCTTTCGAAAACCAGAAATCCGAAGCTTTTCGGTTTTGGACAGTTGGGTTATGGCAAGCCCGGACTGAATATGCTACTCGACGAATTTAAAGGCTACTACCTTTTGGGTGTGGGCGTTTCGTGGAACGCCTTCGACTGGAAACAAACTTCACGACAAAGACAGGTTTTGCAATTTAAACAAGAAATGCTTCAAAGCCAGGAAGCCACATTTATACAAAACCTTAACCTGTTACTCATTCAACAAAAAGAACAGATCGGGAAACTGGAACAATTGATTACCAACGACGAAGATCTGGTAGAACTACGTGCCGGGATTACCAAAGCAGCCGCCTCAAAACTTGAAAACGAAACAATTACAACTTCCGACTATGTTCAGGAATTACAAGCGGAAACCGTTGCAAAACTAAAACAAGAACTGCATAAGATTCAGCTCAACGAAGCCCGTGAGAAATATGTCCTGATAAAAGGAAAAACATTGCCAGGCACATTAACACAGAACTAA
- a CDS encoding efflux RND transporter periplasmic adaptor subunit → MKKILYIISLPLLFMACQSDNDTADAYGNFEAETVIVSAETPGKILELNVDKGDKIEAGFSTALIDTVQLHLQLLQLDAQQTAVVAKRQSTQSQIAVFEEQKANLKINEERIKKMLKDGAATQKQLDDIQGQISVIDKQIANTKTQFTLISKEQEVLEAQKTSLIDQLSRCNIESPVSGTILETYAEQGELTTAGKALFKIADISELELKVYVSGAQLPHVKLGQQLDVLVDQNSTENQHFTGMITWISSEAEFTPKIIQTKEERVKLVYAVKVTVKNDGTLKIGMPGEVRWK, encoded by the coding sequence ATGAAAAAGATACTTTACATTATTTCTTTGCCATTACTTTTTATGGCCTGCCAATCGGATAACGATACAGCCGATGCCTATGGCAATTTCGAGGCGGAAACCGTTATTGTCTCGGCAGAAACTCCGGGAAAGATTCTTGAACTAAATGTTGACAAAGGAGATAAAATTGAAGCCGGCTTTTCTACAGCGCTTATCGATACGGTTCAACTGCACTTACAACTGTTACAACTTGATGCGCAGCAAACTGCGGTAGTGGCCAAACGTCAGTCGACTCAGTCGCAGATTGCTGTATTCGAAGAGCAAAAAGCAAACCTTAAAATTAACGAAGAACGCATAAAAAAAATGCTAAAAGATGGAGCTGCCACACAAAAACAGCTCGACGATATTCAGGGACAGATTAGTGTAATCGACAAACAAATTGCAAATACAAAAACACAGTTTACGCTTATTAGCAAGGAACAGGAAGTTTTGGAAGCTCAAAAAACTTCGTTGATTGATCAGTTAAGTCGTTGCAATATAGAATCGCCGGTTTCAGGAACAATTCTCGAAACTTACGCCGAGCAAGGAGAATTAACCACTGCCGGAAAAGCGCTTTTTAAAATTGCAGATATCAGCGAATTGGAACTTAAAGTTTATGTTAGTGGCGCCCAGCTTCCACATGTAAAACTCGGTCAGCAGCTTGATGTTTTGGTCGATCAAAATTCCACCGAAAACCAACATTTCACGGGAATGATTACCTGGATTTCATCGGAAGCGGAATTTACGCCAAAGATCATCCAAACCAAAGAGGAACGCGTAAAACTCGTTTACGCTGTCAAAGTAACTGTAAAGAATGACGGAACTTTAAAAATAGGTATGCCGGGGGAAGTGAGATGGAAGTGA
- a CDS encoding helix-turn-helix domain-containing protein codes for MTTIKKDNTEEKILAAARNVFIHKGMDGARMQEIADEAGINKALLHYYFRSKQKLFEAIFKSVFGKIMPNIMLMVNSDKPIEDKLAAFIENYIDILTTTPFLPTFILKEIHRDPEFLAGMIKESGINPRQIITMFKQEMDNGKIRKMDPRDLIINIISLSVFPIAGKPLLSEMFFEKDKANYDEFIQKRKVTIKEFILHSILIK; via the coding sequence ATGACAACCATAAAAAAAGACAATACTGAAGAAAAGATTCTGGCCGCTGCCCGCAATGTGTTTATCCATAAAGGCATGGACGGAGCCCGCATGCAAGAAATTGCCGACGAAGCCGGGATTAACAAAGCCTTGCTTCATTACTATTTCCGATCGAAACAAAAGTTGTTCGAAGCCATTTTCAAAAGTGTTTTTGGAAAGATTATGCCCAATATAATGCTCATGGTAAATTCCGACAAACCTATTGAGGATAAGCTTGCCGCCTTTATCGAAAACTACATCGATATTCTGACGACAACCCCTTTCCTTCCAACATTCATTTTAAAAGAAATACATCGCGATCCTGAATTTCTTGCCGGAATGATTAAAGAAAGCGGGATTAATCCCCGGCAAATCATAACCATGTTTAAGCAAGAAATGGACAACGGAAAAATCAGAAAAATGGATCCGCGCGACCTCATCATTAATATTATAAGCCTGAGCGTTTTCCCAATTGCCGGGAAACCTCTTCTCTCGGAAATGTTTTTCGAGAAGGACAAGGCGAACTACGACGAATTTATTCAAAAAAGAAAAGTAACTATCAAGGAATTTATCCTTCACTCAATCCTAATAAAATGA
- a CDS encoding DMT family transporter, which yields MRNLFRTTTFLAIVACLLWSTAFAGVKIGLEYHSPFQFAGIRFTISGLLMFLYFGKPKRYFAELKHNLKFILLLSVVQIFAQYALFYSGINLLPGSLSAMIVGSQPLFIALVAHFSFNNDKMTPLKTFSILIGVVGIAIITLGRTKVEMSGYLEYIGIAILLVNNIVSGYANVLVSKHSKGISPVVLSSTSLIIGGLMLSVVSIPVEGIHLGPFPPQYWYALAWLSFLSAAAITIWFSLLKRPGVKVSLLNVWKFLIPVSGAALSWVLLSNEKPDLASIIGMVVIAVSLLSLNYANRREQKLAAQKEQH from the coding sequence ATGAGAAATCTTTTCCGCACAACAACATTTTTAGCCATCGTTGCCTGCCTTTTATGGTCGACCGCTTTTGCGGGAGTTAAGATAGGCCTGGAATATCATAGTCCATTCCAGTTTGCAGGCATTCGTTTTACCATTTCCGGGCTGCTTATGTTTTTGTACTTCGGAAAACCTAAACGCTATTTCGCTGAATTAAAACACAACCTGAAATTCATCTTGCTGCTTTCTGTGGTGCAAATATTTGCACAATATGCGCTGTTTTACAGTGGTATAAATTTGCTTCCCGGTTCGCTATCGGCAATGATCGTTGGATCGCAACCACTCTTTATAGCACTGGTTGCCCACTTCTCGTTTAACAACGACAAAATGACGCCGCTAAAAACATTCAGCATTTTAATTGGCGTAGTTGGCATTGCAATTATCACACTCGGCCGCACAAAAGTTGAAATGAGTGGTTACCTTGAATACATTGGTATTGCCATTTTATTGGTTAACAACATCGTTTCAGGCTATGCCAACGTACTGGTTTCTAAACACTCAAAAGGAATTTCCCCGGTTGTTTTAAGTTCCACTTCGCTGATTATTGGAGGTTTAATGCTTTCAGTAGTTTCCATTCCTGTTGAAGGTATTCATTTGGGGCCATTCCCTCCACAATACTGGTATGCATTGGCTTGGCTAAGCTTTTTATCCGCAGCCGCCATCACTATCTGGTTTTCATTGCTGAAACGGCCGGGTGTAAAAGTTTCGTTACTAAATGTGTGGAAGTTCCTGATTCCCGTTTCAGGTGCGGCACTCAGCTGGGTCTTGCTGAGTAACGAAAAACCTGATCTCGCATCAATTATCGGAATGGTAGTTATTGCCGTATCCTTGCTTAGCCTAAACTATGCCAACCGCAGAGAGCAGAAGCTGGCCGCCCAAAAAGAACAACATTAA